The genomic stretch ACTCCATAGTGGCTGGTTCAGTTCAATTTTCTTAACCCATATGTGCCTCATTGAACTTTATGTACGTCAGCATACATATTGCACGAGCTTTATGAAAGAGATTACTAGACCAACCATGGTGAAAGCTAAATGATGCACACGATGGTATCTAATTTTTTGTTCTATCAACGCAATATAGTTTTTCTTGAAGATAGTGTCTGTTATATAGTGGATAATTTAGTATATATTTGATATACTCATATGCCTATGTTCATATTTACAGTGTTACGAGGCTCTTCTGTCACAGGCCAAGGTAGAAAGGGAACAAGACATTTTTGTTGCTTTGGATATAGGTATAAATTATGAACTACAAGATATGCAACTTAAGCTTCAAAATACTATGTTGGAGAAAAAGAAAGTTGCAGAAGTGAGGTCTTAAGATCATGCATCTATCAGCTCTTAAGCACAACCTGTTTGGGACTTGGCAGCTCCATCTCCGGCCGTCACTCTGCTCGCCGTTGCGGGAGCTGCGGCTAGCagctccacctccggccggcGCTCTGCTCGCTGTTGCAGGGGCCGCCGCTCTGCTCGCCACTGGTCCGCTCTTCTCCCCGTCGCTTCAACGACGGAGGTGGTGCGCAGGAGATTGCCAGCGCTCGCGAACACACGCAGGGGCTCCGTGCCTTGTGCTCGCCGTCGCTGCAATGACGAAGGCGACACCCAGGAGCTCCGCCATCGTCTCCGGCTCGCTGGCGCAGGTCTGCATGATCTATTGCTCCAGTTCCCACTGTCTAGAAACCTGCAAATTTAAGATCAACAATGGGTATGGTGATATAAGGTCAATGCAATGTAAGATCAACAAGGGAATGCATGGTTACAAGGAAATCCAaatgatctttatgaaattttctATGTTGAGCATATGATTAATTGACATGTACTGCTGCCTCTTGCCAAGGCTCTAAATACTTGTTAGTTGAGAGAAGTAACCTAAATTACTCCCAGGCATTAGAGAATTATGTAATGTCATAAGAACATTGTTCGAGCATTGCATTAAAGAATTATGGCATACCTCGACAAGATACTAAATAGGATTTAGTTCAAAGACGGGAGTCAGAAGCTACAAACAATGAGAATACACTTTGAACAAAATCAAATACACTTTGAACGAAATGTCTGTCCCAGGTTTGACAGTAGCTACATTACAGTCTACTAGAAAGTCAGTATTTCCCTTTTGGATGGGTTTGCCGCTTCATATTATGGTTTAGGGTAGGGGCTCCGTGCCTTGTGCTCGCTGTCGCTGCAACAACGATGACGATGCCCAGGAGCTTCGCCCTCGCCATCGTCTCCGGCTAGCTGGCGCAGGTCTGCATGATCTATTGCTCCAGTTCCCACTGCCTAGCAACCCTGCAAATTTAAGATCAACAATGGGTATGGTGATATAAGCTCAATGCAATGTAAAATCGACAAGGCAATGCATGGTTACAAGGAAATCCATATGATCTTTATCAAATTTTCAATGTTGAGCATATGATTAATTTTCATGTACTGTTACCTCTTGCCAAGGCTCTAAATACTTGTTGGTTGAGAGAAGTCACCTAAAGGGGGAAAATATTACAGATGTTCTTGGCTTGCCTTTCATAGTTTTACTCAAGCGTGAACATATAATACAACTTATTAATGTGAATATGTACAGTTCTAAATATACAGTGTATATAGTACATATGCTCCTCTTTCCATTTTATCCTTCATGCGAAATATCATGATTTTTTTGTTCATCTTTGAACCTTACTACAGATCTGTCAAGAACTACAGATTCATACTCGCACTTTGTGATTTTGTTCTTTTTTCTTAGGATATCATTTTCTTTGCTAATTCTGGGTGTAGTATTACAAGTTTACTCACTATCTCCATCTCACCTCTCTTTATGTCTATTGATAAATTAATCTCCTTCTGTAATATGTATTCTCTTGCTCAAACTAAGATTCATTTTCTACTTCGAGTGAATTTGCCATTCTATTTTCTGCATTTAGTTTATGTCCGCACTAGAAACTGCTGGCCTATTATGTCGCTATCTATattttgtattttattttatgttgtgATGTGAGTAGCATAATTGGACGGAGGTGCTCAGCATGACATGATATGTCGCTATCTATTCAGTGCTCCTGTGACCTGACCTGAGATTACTGTGATGCTACGTAAAGCCTAGAGTGTAGAGTGGGACATAAATGTGCTGGATGCACTAATTTAGCTAATTGCCTTGCTTCACTGTGTTGTGTAGATGCAAATCTATTTCAGTTTTAAAACACTCATTGGATTTGCAGCTAAGTAGTTTAGAATTTTGCAATGTGAAGATGGTCTTGCACAGGAAATTCAGTAGCAATCTAGAAATACCATGTCTGGTCTTGTTCTATACGATTGAAATGGAAAACAGCAAGACACGGAATTTCACAAGTATCGGTGCTTTCTTTATACATAACATATATTGAAAAGAAAAGCTAATCTATACCATTTTATTCTGTTGTATGTTTTTTGTCTACTTGGATTGGGTCAAATACATGTAGTTGCAGACCGGCTTAAGCACCATTCATTTGTATCTGATGTGCTAATTCAAACATGATCAAAAGATGCACGAGACACCCTATGACCTCTGAGGATGATAATATATGGTATGCTGTCAGTTGGTCCGCTACAAATTATTATTTCTTCTGCTTTCATTGGAATTCTTTTGATTACCCTTTGAAAAATGTAGAGCGAAATAAATGAATTATTTTGTGCCGTATGTATTTCAATATAATTAAGCTAAATGAATGGCATTATTAGGGAAACAATCTACTCTGAGCAAGTAAATCAACCAATTTGGTACCTTTCAATGCATTCCTTTTTCTTGGAGGGCGCATTAATGTGCGTTAATTCTGGAGCCTGGAGATCCCTGTATTGTGAGAAAGCAAAAGGATTGATGTGTCCAGTGGAGCGCGCCTCTTCTATTCTCTGCCCGTTTGTGTGCATAACAAATCAAAACTTGGTGTGTGCGGTGGAGTCTTTGGGCTTGTGGCCTTTTTAGTTGCTATGTAGTGCTTTACTTAGGTATTAATCATGGAGGTAGAGTATGTGGATCAAGTGCTCCAGCTTGGAGCTATCGGTCATGTCTACTTCAGGTATCTTTGCCAGTGGACATCAATGGATAGATAGAGCGTATGAAATGAATTGTACTTCTGGAGTCAAGAAGCTCAAAGGTACTGAGACGAGTGAATTCCAGGCCACATCTAACAATCACACTTATCAGCCAACCTGACCTTTGTTTGTATTGTTGTCTCATGCAGCTGTTGGCCAGATCAGCGATTCATTGTGAATTATTACTTCGATTTTTCTCACGCAGCTATGGGTGCTTGGTGCTGCCTGAAGTGCCAAGAAACAAGTAGGCATTCATTGCAAGCTAAAAATAAAGTTGAAGTATAGGCTTGGAAGGTTAAATTAAGGGTCTAGCTATTTAACAGATCATGTATTGTTAGTGTTGCTTTTTAATTGATAGATTTGTCCAAGGAACGAGATTTATGTGACTATTTGATCGAAAAATATAACATTATTTTTGCTTTATATGCCCAATTTTGTTGCATTTTTGTGAACACATGTGCCTCCAATGAGTTGGTGATTAGGGTTAAACCATAGTGTGGACAAAGATGATTCCATTAAAGTACTTTGTTAgaagaaatgtgttttctgtaaGTAAATATGTATCACTTATATATATGCATTTAGAAATGAAATTTGTTAGAAATGAAATTTAcgtcccgtagcaacgcacgggcatttgtactagtttgGTATAGATATAGTTTATTGATAATGAACGATATTGTGTTCCGTTGAAATGGGGAAATTAATAGCATTCCCGTTGAGATGATTAAACGATCGATCAGTCGATCACAGTCGTAATACAGTTGGACGATTATTCAGTTGAACAACAGTCGTAATACAGTTGGACGATTATTCAGTTGAACGATTATTCACCATTGCATAATACAGTTGGACGATTATTCACCATCATCTACAGATGGATCACAGTATAGTCGCATAGAAACGATCCAGTAGAAACAACGTCCCACGGACCGTGTGGAGTTTATACTCCGACGAAGAGCACTCCTCAGTTCATATCCTGCACAAAACTGCAACGTTAAAAACGTATATATGACGAAAACTTATGTGAACCGATCGAGTACAGATCCAGTTTGGGTTTTGATGTGTCACGTACGAGTCACAGTTGACGTTGGGGCTTATCTTGTAGGGCAGCTGGACGCCGCACCTCCCGGGAAGCCCCGCGGCGCGGCTGAGGTACGGCCCGGCACCGACGCCGCGAGCGACGTTCTTGAGGCAGGTGCAGGCAGCGCGGCGGTCGGTCGTGGAGCTCGCCGTGGCCACGATGTTCTTGATCCCACCGCAGCACGCCTGCGGCACCTCGCCGCCGGACTCCACGTACCCGAGGCACGGCATCAGCGTGTTGTACACCGTGGAGCACGACAGCGCCGCGCTCGCCCCTCGCGGCGCGAGCGCCACCACCGCCATTAACGACGCCATGGCGAGCAGCGCCGGCGCGAGCGAGCGGCCACCCTTGTTCGCCGGAGAAGCCATCGATCCCAAGCTCTGGAGCAAAATAGCAGCGTCGCTGGACGGGTGAGTAAAGCGAATGGTGATCTCAGACAAGTGGGTGTGGTGAGCAGGCAGAGCGCATATATATGCAGCTAGGGAGGCGACGAGGTAGGTAGGTGGTTGGCATAGTGGCGTAGAAAGCTAGAAACGCATCAGTTGTGTTGTCAAGTGGAAACCTGCATGCTGCGAGTGTGCGACAGTTGTGTTGGCTCTTGCCATGTGTTATGCTGGTGCAGATCGACGTGCAGCATCGAAGTTCCAACACGCATGCAGGTGTCTTGCGCCATGTGTGGACATCAGGTGAGGGAAGGGGAACGCTCGATCGATCGTGAGCGCAACGGGGCGTAGACCAGCACGACTTTTTTTTTTAATCAGACACATCTGCCCATCAATTAATGGCAGCCAATGGATCTTATGAAAAAATAAAGTTACAAAAATTTACCCACCAATGCCATCACCAGACTTTTCTTTTACAAGTGccactcacatacacgcgcatacactcacccctatgaacgcacacacgcatacCCTACCTCTATGAACACCTCCGAAATACTGAGCCAGCGgactggatcttgaaattgaccccTTCCATTGGTAACCGAACCTAAAAAACAGCCCAATGGGCGTTTGGTTTAACCCTAAAATGTTATTGGTTATTTAGGTTTGACCCGCTTTTGCCAAAGGTTATTTTGTCCCTGCACCTAATCGCGAGCGTGGTTGTCCTCCTCTTGATTTCCGATCGACCACGGCATGCCAGCTTCCACCATGCTAATGAGGCATCCATCTTCTCCCATGTTTGTGCCGCTTCCTGTTATCTCGCTCAATTTCATCATTTTGCGATGGGTGATATCCGCCACCACGCCATCAGCGTCCACCAACCAGGCTCGGagattgaccaccacgtcgtgtgATACAttggacgtctccaacgtatctataatttctgatgttccatgctagttttatgacaatacctacatgttttgctcacactttataatgattttatgcattttccggaactaacctattaacaagatgccacagtgtcagttcctgttttctgttgtttttggttccagaaaggctgttcgggcaatattctcggaattcgacgaaacaaaagccaaacatcttattttaccgagacggaccagaacaccgaacggGAGATggagtggaggcccagggccccacaccataggccggcgcggcctaggaggggcgcgcgccgccctatggggtggccccccaggacccctccgaggctgcccttccgcctataaagtctctccgtcgcgaaaaccctaaggagataagccacgatacgagaaaagttacgcagccgccgccatcgcgaaactccatttcgggggacagaagtctctgttccggcacgccgccgggacggggaattgcccccggagtcatctgcatcgacgccaccgccatcttcatcgccgctgctgtctcccatgatgaggagggagtagttctcctccgaggctgagggctctaccggtagctatgtggttcatctctctctcccatggtgtgatctttatgtgatcatgagctttgtatcactattaatatatgtgctactctagtgatgttattaaagtagtctattcctcctccatgatgtaatgttgacagtgtgtgcatcatgtagtacttggcgtgggttatgattgtaatctcttgtagattatgaagttaactattactatgcactctagaggtgttatcaccagaatttgaccaagtcagaggtgggccgcgatcaagatgggtttgaagaatatacatagaaggaatacgtgaatcggccttttataccaagttgggcttaattgcccgtgtatctgtaacatattagatcgcatcttagtttagaagttagaatcttacccgtgcacggtttagtgcacgctcacattagaaagtccccgggactataaatatgtatctagggtttatggaataaacaacaaccaacgttcaacacaaacaaatctcggcgcatcgccaactccttcgtctcgagggtttctaccggtaagcaccatgctgcctagatcgcatcttgcgatctaggcagcgcaatgcctatcacgttgttcatgcgttgctcgtgctgaagcctttttgatggcgagcaacgtagttatcttagatatgttagggttagcattgttcttcgtataatatgctatcgtcgtgcgacccttgcatgtctagccgcccttacacctatcctaggtgtaggggcggcaccccgcttgatcatggtttagtagattcgatccgttacggttgctccttgattcttcaaggattagtttaatatctgcaatagttaggccctacaaagggttggaggatccagcggcgtgtagggtgaagttcgctagccctagaaaggatgttccgaggatcaacctcgtgttggtttttaggccctgtctaggatcggcttatgatcaccgtacgcgagcgcgaggcccaatcgtgagtaggatgatccgattatgcggtgaaaaccctaaatcatcgtagatctcatcagctttatcttgatcaagcagga from Lolium rigidum isolate FL_2022 chromosome 4, APGP_CSIRO_Lrig_0.1, whole genome shotgun sequence encodes the following:
- the LOC124648001 gene encoding non-specific lipid-transfer protein P5-like gives rise to the protein MASPANKGGRSLAPALLAMASLMAVVALAPRGASAALSCSTVYNTLMPCLGYVESGGEVPQACCGGIKNIVATASSTTDRRAACTCLKNVARGVGAGPYLSRAAGLPGRCGVQLPYKISPNVNCDSYVTHQNPNWIYDGE